Proteins from one Athalia rosae chromosome 8, iyAthRosa1.1, whole genome shotgun sequence genomic window:
- the LOC125502066 gene encoding uncharacterized protein LOC125502066: protein MVEGTVGTLQTAINKAYEAACPAKQRKCSKKVTWWNKELGQLRTRSRKLLNRALKTGIDSDWEAHKATQETYKKKIKKSKEEGWRDFCSKTEDLSLVARLRKVFTSGPPIKLDGLTLPHGRTAENQTEIPTHMLETHFPGSLPAGGGLPIRAGPTRAGHETMDWKTAAEIEGGKDLAIRLSIIFRSCLAMRYVSTAWRDVKPSPGDTISLTSFLLKTLERLVDRYIRDGALVERPIAHTQHAYQAGKSTETALHSLIRELEGPLSPKGAAALCVFMDVEGAFDNTSSNAICEAASRFKINSMVVEWIRNMLQTRTVTASLGGSEVRAQVDRGCPQGGVLCPLLTDQTGPEGYSYILGLLKDDRPDIGAEAENGEVDLHGNLTSTDHIRCRDMVACYGQGQQPKGSGKGLQTSDLGDNGCHENHPYTHHGGSP from the exons ATGGTTGAGGGCACAGTAGGTACCCTACAGACTGCCATCAATAAGGCTTACGAAGCAGCGTGCCCAGCGAAGCAGCGGAAATGCAGCAAAAAGGTGACCTGGTGGAATAAGGAGCTGGGCCAACTAAGGACCAGATCCCGAAAACTACTCAACAGGGCCCTTAAGACAGGTATAGACTCGGACTGGGAAGCTCACAAAGCTACTCAGGAGACGTACaagaaaaagatcaaaaaGTCGAAGGAGGAGGGCTGGAGGGATTTCTGCAGCAAGACCGAGGACCTGTCACTGGTAGCTAGGCTTCGCAAGGTGTTCACCTCCGGCCCGCCAATCAAGCTGGACGGGCTAACCCTGCCTCACGGCAGAACAGCCGAAAACCAGACAGAAATCCCAACCCACATGCTGGAAACCCACTTCCCCGGGTCGTTGCCGGCCGGCGGGGGACTGCCCATAAGGGCGGGCCCAACCCGTGCCGGGCACGAAACGATGGACTGGAAAACAGCTGCGGAGATT GAGGGCGGGAAGGACCTAGCCATCAGGTTGAGCATCATCTTCAGGTCCTGTCTGGCAATGAGATACGTCTCCACAGCGTGGCGGGACGTCAAG CCAAGTCCTGGAGACACAATCAGCCTAACGTCTTTCCTACTTAAAACGCTGGAGAGGCTAGTGGACAGATACATAAGAGACGGGGCACTGGTAGAAAGACCAATTGCACACACACAGCACGCGTATCAAGCAGGCAAATCCACGGAGACGGCTCTTCACTCCCTCATAAGGGAGCTGGAGGGGCCACTATCCCCGAAAGGGGCAGCAGCTCTATGCGTGTTCATGGACGTGGAGGGAGCTTTCGATAACACATCCTCCAACGCTATATGTGAAGCAGCATCCAGGTTCAAAATCAACAGCATGGTTGTTGAGTGGATCAGGAACATGCTGCAGACAAGGACGGTCACTGCCAGTCTCGGTGGTTCCGAGGTTAGAGCTCAGGTCGACAGGGGCTGCCCGCAGGGGGGAGTACTCTGTCCCCTTCT GACCGATCAGACAGGCCCAGAAGGCTACAGCTACATTTTGGGCCTGCTAAAGGATGATAGGCCAGACATAGGAGCTGAAGCCGAAAACGGTGAAGTGGATTTACACGGCAATCTTACTTCCACAGATCACATACGCTGCCGTGATATGGTGGCCTGCTACGGGCAGGGCCAACAACCGAAAGGCTCTGGAAAGGGTCTACAGACTAGCGACCTTGGGGATAACGGGTGCCATGAGAACCACCCCTACACTCACCATGGGGGCTCTCCTTAA